A portion of the Deinococcus peraridilitoris DSM 19664 genome contains these proteins:
- a CDS encoding ABC transporter permease subunit, with amino-acid sequence MRSTPRRSTQPPEGAGGVLLAVLVLVLLLGGAVLIGWLLSGLIAQAVPGAPPYLILVFSFLGLLLGMPLVARLLPWITNWYYLFPALVFLSAFTVLPVVLTVNYAFTNYTGQNSGNPDAAVRAEATLGNDRRTVTLSELPEGNSLGEYLRCRSVTCAGDTLVLFDEEASVAVRAAIAGVAGRQVTLAAPVAEGFEVVNVTRINRYGYVGLANFREIFGRATRALWPVFAWTVIFAFSTVIINAVAGLVLGILLYNKRLKGRNVYRTLLFLPWAIPAVISVQMWVALLNQQFGIVNKSLGLLGLAAVPWLGDPLWAKISILLVNLWLGFPYMMTATISALATINEDLYEAASIDGASRWQQIQNITLPLLKNAFTPILLSGFAFNFNNFGIIYLLTRGGPAQEGREATAQSTDILLSWGYNTAFSANGGQNYALASAIALIVFFLTLAISLVNFRAAGVFREAQR; translated from the coding sequence ATGCGCTCGACCCCCAGGCGCTCCACCCAGCCTCCCGAGGGTGCGGGAGGCGTGCTTTTGGCGGTACTCGTGCTGGTTCTGCTGCTGGGCGGTGCGGTTCTGATCGGCTGGCTGCTTTCCGGCCTGATCGCCCAGGCCGTGCCCGGCGCGCCCCCTTACCTGATCCTGGTCTTCAGCTTCCTGGGCCTGCTGCTGGGCATGCCGCTCGTCGCGCGGCTCCTTCCCTGGATCACCAACTGGTATTACCTGTTTCCCGCACTGGTCTTTCTGTCGGCCTTTACCGTGCTGCCCGTGGTGCTGACGGTCAATTACGCCTTCACCAACTACACCGGGCAGAACAGCGGCAACCCGGACGCTGCCGTCCGGGCCGAAGCCACGCTCGGCAATGATCGGCGCACCGTGACGCTGTCAGAGCTGCCCGAAGGCAACAGCCTCGGTGAGTACCTGCGCTGCCGCTCGGTCACCTGCGCCGGTGACACCCTGGTGCTGTTCGACGAGGAAGCCTCGGTGGCCGTACGGGCCGCCATCGCGGGCGTCGCGGGACGTCAGGTCACGCTCGCAGCGCCCGTCGCCGAGGGATTCGAGGTTGTCAACGTCACCCGCATCAACCGCTATGGCTATGTGGGACTGGCGAATTTCCGTGAGATCTTTGGCCGGGCGACCCGCGCGTTGTGGCCGGTGTTTGCCTGGACCGTGATCTTCGCCTTCAGTACCGTCATCATCAACGCCGTTGCGGGTCTGGTTCTGGGCATCCTGCTCTACAACAAGCGTCTCAAGGGACGAAACGTCTACCGCACCCTGCTGTTCTTACCGTGGGCCATTCCGGCGGTGATCAGCGTGCAGATGTGGGTGGCGTTGCTCAATCAACAGTTCGGCATCGTCAACAAAAGCCTGGGCCTGCTGGGCCTTGCCGCCGTGCCGTGGCTCGGCGATCCGCTGTGGGCCAAGATCAGCATTCTGCTGGTGAATCTGTGGCTGGGTTTCCCTTACATGATGACCGCCACCATCAGCGCGCTGGCCACCATCAACGAGGACCTGTACGAAGCCGCCAGCATCGATGGTGCGAGCCGCTGGCAACAGATTCAGAACATCACCCTGCCGCTGCTGAAAAACGCCTTTACCCCCATTCTGCTGTCGGGTTTCGCCTTTAACTTCAACAACTTCGGCATCATCTACCTGCTCACGCGCGGCGGCCCGGCGCAGGAAGGCCGCGAAGCGACCGCGCAGAGCACGGACATTCTGCTCTCCTGGGGCTACAACACCGCGTTCTCGGCGAACGGTGGGCAGAACTACGCGCTGGCGAGCGCCATCGCGCTGATCGTCTTCTTTCTCACGCTGGCCATCAGCCTGGTGAACTTCCGGGCGGCCGGGGTCTTCCGGGAGGCCCAACGATGA
- a CDS encoding maltose ABC transporter substrate-binding protein, producing MKKALTILSLALLGNAGAATLTVWTHFGTTELAWLKSEAEAHAKKTGDKINIVSVPFDQIPDKLIQSAPKGQGPDVIVTLPQDRLGQLASAGVIEPLDRYVTSKTDLDKTAVSAMTYNGKLFAIPMFAEAVALVYNKKLVPTAPTTWDAFLSTAQKNTGNGKFGFLADLGNAYMNYGVISAYGGYVFKNQGGTMNVKDVGLANEGADKAAAFLNDLRYKYNLVPEGVDGSAARSAFIDGRLAMFLTGPWDMGDIKKAGVDYGIAAFPTPPGASGKWSPFVGVQGTMINAYSKNKAAAAAFAKVISSANAQVAFNKAGGRIPVSLAARNQLKSDPVVSGFGRSISAGTPMPNVPQMGAVWGPWSNAVAQSVQKANPNYTEINDKAVQEINSNIK from the coding sequence ATGAAAAAAGCCCTCACCATCCTGTCCCTCGCCCTGCTCGGCAACGCCGGCGCCGCGACCCTCACCGTCTGGACCCACTTCGGCACGACCGAACTGGCGTGGCTGAAAAGCGAAGCAGAAGCGCACGCCAAGAAGACCGGTGACAAGATCAACATCGTCAGCGTGCCCTTCGATCAGATTCCCGACAAGTTGATCCAGAGTGCGCCCAAAGGCCAGGGGCCAGACGTGATCGTCACGCTGCCTCAGGACCGCCTCGGGCAGCTGGCCTCGGCAGGCGTGATCGAGCCGCTCGACCGCTACGTCACCAGCAAGACCGACCTTGACAAGACTGCTGTCAGCGCCATGACCTACAATGGCAAGCTGTTCGCCATTCCCATGTTCGCCGAGGCCGTCGCGCTGGTGTACAACAAGAAACTGGTGCCCACCGCGCCCACCACCTGGGACGCCTTCCTCAGCACCGCGCAGAAGAACACCGGCAACGGCAAGTTCGGCTTCCTCGCTGATCTGGGCAACGCCTACATGAACTACGGGGTCATCAGCGCCTACGGTGGGTACGTCTTCAAGAATCAGGGCGGCACCATGAACGTCAAGGATGTCGGCCTCGCCAACGAAGGCGCCGACAAGGCCGCTGCGTTCCTGAACGACCTGCGCTACAAGTACAACCTGGTGCCCGAAGGCGTGGACGGCAGCGCCGCTCGCAGCGCCTTTATCGATGGACGCCTGGCGATGTTCCTGACCGGCCCCTGGGACATGGGCGACATCAAGAAAGCCGGCGTCGATTACGGCATCGCCGCTTTCCCGACCCCGCCGGGCGCCAGCGGCAAGTGGAGCCCTTTCGTGGGCGTGCAGGGCACCATGATCAACGCCTACAGCAAGAACAAGGCCGCCGCCGCCGCATTCGCCAAGGTAATCAGCTCCGCCAACGCGCAGGTCGCCTTCAACAAGGCTGGTGGGCGCATTCCCGTCAGCCTGGCTGCCCGCAACCAGCTCAAGAGTGACCCGGTCGTGAGCGGCTTCGGACGCTCGATCAGCGCCGGCACCCCAATGCCCAACGTTCCCCAGATGGGCGCCGTGTGGGGTCCCTGGAGCAACGCGGTCGCGCAGAGCGTTCAGAAGGCCAACCCGAACTACACGGAAATCAACGACAAAGCCGTGCAGGAAATCAACAGCAACATCAAATAA
- a CDS encoding LacI family DNA-binding transcriptional regulator, which yields MTKPSLQDVARTAGVGTSTVSRVLNNHPNISERARQNVLAAVEALGYTPDLNARSFRLGQTHAVSVLLPVTGTPFYERLMTAIYVRLAEVDLDIAMFPLLGAQRIRRFRDPGALVYRSDALLIASQNPDQLYGGRPPFSKPVVLVDAHHPAYHSVYFDNLAAGRLAAEIALSRGLPIVLVDHVFAPGDLGSPVFVDRRAGVMQALARHGVTPILTLHTSIKPQAMREATEQLLARRPASPFFVLAFSDELALSLQQHLRVAGLHTGRDYLMLGFDGSADAAEAEISSVAQPVEDVGTTAADVLIQAMQGTLKTMVRRVFPPALHESLSTTLCRRTGN from the coding sequence ATGACCAAGCCCAGTTTGCAGGACGTCGCGCGCACTGCGGGCGTGGGCACCAGCACCGTTTCGCGGGTTCTCAACAATCACCCGAACATTTCTGAACGCGCTCGCCAGAACGTGCTCGCGGCGGTGGAAGCGCTCGGTTATACCCCCGACCTGAACGCACGCAGCTTTCGACTGGGCCAGACGCATGCGGTCTCGGTGCTGCTGCCCGTCACCGGAACGCCGTTCTATGAGCGTCTCATGACGGCAATTTACGTGCGGCTGGCAGAGGTAGACCTCGACATCGCCATGTTTCCGTTGCTGGGTGCACAGCGAATCCGCCGCTTTCGGGATCCCGGTGCGCTGGTATACCGCTCCGACGCCCTCTTGATCGCGTCCCAGAACCCCGACCAACTGTACGGAGGACGTCCGCCGTTCAGCAAACCCGTCGTACTGGTCGACGCCCACCATCCGGCGTATCACAGCGTGTACTTCGACAACCTCGCCGCCGGACGGCTGGCAGCCGAAATCGCCCTGAGCCGGGGTCTGCCGATCGTGCTCGTCGATCACGTGTTTGCGCCGGGCGATCTGGGCTCACCGGTCTTCGTCGACCGTCGTGCGGGTGTCATGCAGGCCCTGGCCCGTCACGGGGTCACGCCCATCCTGACCCTGCACACGTCCATCAAACCGCAGGCCATGCGCGAAGCGACCGAGCAACTGCTCGCCCGGCGGCCAGCGTCCCCTTTTTTCGTGCTGGCCTTCAGCGACGAACTCGCCCTTTCTTTGCAGCAGCACCTCAGGGTGGCGGGTCTGCACACGGGTCGGGATTACCTGATGCTGGGCTTTGACGGCAGCGCCGACGCGGCCGAAGCAGAAATCAGCAGTGTCGCACAGCCGGTGGAGGACGTCGGAACGACCGCCGCCGACGTGCTGATTCAGGCCATGCAGGGCACGCTCAAGACCATGGTGCGCCGGGTGTTTCCGCCGGCGCTGCACGAATCGCTCAGCACCACACTCTGCCGACGCACCGGAAACTGA
- a CDS encoding Gfo/Idh/MocA family protein, producing the protein MRAPINVAIIGAGGIAQAHFEGYRQAGANVVAFADLSEVTRQLRREQWQARGYATFEELLDHESVQAISICTPNAFHAPVALMALERGIHVLCEKPLSLSLEDCDRMIEAAHRHGLVLQTGHHLRSNLFVETAKRLIDEGRIGRLTFLRLRQAHDWGGAEEVRGAFGSLAASGGGTLLDNGCHMMDLARHFAGEVVSVAARMKTLKFDVEVEDTSVVTLEFENGALASIENAWTATGWEESFSVYGTKGALECSNRLGEPKLRFLHRESGPGHQDTTWYEFGHQGAHQRGVGRFVRSITEGAPVVCSGEDGRESVRLILGAYESARTGRFIPLSTPSLSWQATTPQ; encoded by the coding sequence GTGAGAGCGCCCATCAACGTCGCCATCATTGGCGCAGGCGGCATTGCCCAGGCCCACTTCGAAGGCTACCGTCAGGCCGGTGCGAACGTCGTCGCTTTTGCCGACCTCAGTGAAGTCACCCGGCAGTTGCGTCGGGAGCAGTGGCAAGCCCGAGGCTACGCCACCTTCGAGGAACTGCTCGACCACGAGTCCGTCCAGGCGATCAGCATCTGCACACCGAACGCCTTTCACGCTCCGGTGGCCCTCATGGCCCTGGAGCGTGGGATTCACGTGCTGTGCGAGAAACCCTTGTCGCTCAGCCTGGAGGACTGCGACCGGATGATCGAGGCGGCTCACCGCCATGGTCTGGTGCTGCAGACCGGGCACCATCTGCGCTCCAACCTTTTCGTCGAGACGGCAAAACGCCTGATCGACGAAGGGCGCATCGGACGCCTGACGTTTCTGCGGCTCCGGCAGGCGCACGACTGGGGCGGCGCCGAGGAAGTCCGCGGCGCCTTTGGCAGCCTGGCGGCCAGCGGTGGCGGCACCCTGCTCGACAACGGCTGCCACATGATGGACCTCGCCCGGCACTTCGCGGGTGAGGTCGTGAGCGTGGCCGCCCGCATGAAAACGCTCAAGTTCGACGTGGAAGTGGAAGACACCAGCGTGGTGACCCTGGAGTTCGAAAACGGCGCCCTCGCCAGCATCGAAAATGCCTGGACCGCGACCGGCTGGGAAGAGAGCTTTTCGGTGTACGGCACCAAAGGCGCGCTGGAGTGCAGCAACCGCCTGGGTGAACCAAAACTTCGCTTTCTGCACCGTGAATCGGGTCCTGGGCATCAGGACACCACCTGGTACGAGTTCGGGCACCAGGGTGCACACCAGCGTGGCGTCGGCCGCTTCGTCCGTTCGATCACCGAGGGTGCGCCGGTCGTGTGCAGCGGAGAGGACGGCCGGGAAAGCGTCCGCCTGATTCTCGGCGCCTACGAAAGCGCCAGGACAGGCCGCTTCATTCCACTCTCCACACCGTCGCTGTCCTGGCAGGCCACCACGCCGCAATGA
- a CDS encoding ThuA domain-containing protein, which produces MSQPRITVWHEYRHEHENPAVHAIYPQGMHRALAEGLGVHGFEQVRTATLDEPEHGLSDEVLETTDVLLWWGHKAHDEVGDAIARKVVQRVLNGMGLIVLHSGHFSKPFKALMGTSCDLKWREANDRERLWVVNPAHPIAEGIGEYLEISSEEMYGEFFDIPAPDELVFVSWFSGGEIFRSGCTFTRGHGKIFYFRPGHETYPTYYHDGVRQVIANAVRWAVPRSSAPRAFGHRQPLESLPANAGESEVQ; this is translated from the coding sequence ATGTCCCAACCACGCATCACCGTCTGGCACGAATACCGCCATGAACACGAAAACCCCGCCGTGCACGCCATCTACCCGCAGGGAATGCATCGTGCGCTGGCCGAGGGCCTCGGCGTACACGGCTTCGAGCAGGTCCGCACCGCCACGCTCGACGAACCCGAACATGGTCTCAGCGACGAGGTGCTGGAAACCACCGACGTGCTGCTGTGGTGGGGTCACAAGGCCCACGACGAGGTCGGTGACGCCATCGCCCGAAAAGTCGTGCAGCGCGTCCTGAACGGCATGGGACTGATCGTGCTGCACTCCGGGCACTTCAGCAAGCCCTTCAAGGCCTTGATGGGCACGAGCTGCGACCTCAAGTGGCGCGAAGCGAACGACAGGGAGCGCCTGTGGGTGGTGAACCCCGCGCACCCGATTGCCGAGGGCATCGGAGAATACCTGGAGATTTCCTCTGAAGAGATGTACGGAGAATTCTTCGACATTCCCGCGCCCGATGAACTGGTCTTCGTGAGCTGGTTCTCGGGAGGCGAGATCTTTCGCAGCGGCTGTACCTTTACCCGCGGGCACGGCAAGATCTTCTACTTCCGTCCTGGCCACGAGACGTATCCCACTTACTACCACGACGGGGTCCGTCAGGTCATCGCCAACGCGGTCCGCTGGGCGGTCCCCCGTTCGAGTGCACCGCGGGCGTTCGGTCACCGCCAGCCTCTTGAAAGTCTGCCCGCGAACGCAGGCGAGAGCGAAGTCCAGTGA
- a CDS encoding alpha-amylase family glycosyl hydrolase, which translates to MTTLDERPTSIPAPTMNVVFADLPAWHDHTPAFTSALGAQYGERVTLRLKTTLPVRRVYLKLLVHGEIEEREAQEIEALDGEGRWFALETPLFARKVHYAWQLELEDDNVHLTMAGLHRSRRAYRDWFHYVAGYEAPKWVWKSVFYQIFPDRFRNGNPQDDVQTGEYEYAGRPVVKVPWGEAPTRDLDIHAHYGGDLEGIVEALPYLEDLGVNAMWLTPIFQSPSAHRYDITDYRAVDPHLGGERAFDQLMKNASERNFHVVLDGVFNHTGSENALFQKALHDPASPERSMFTFREAREGQLHYAAFYDVATLPKIDYGSPNAVNEFFEGDSSIVRHWLRRGVHGWRLDVAQQIGVGGTDEGNLELHRRLKRAAREENPQAYVLGERFFDSEAVLSGDGEDGVMNYHGFGLPLMEWFTGEHYKGFPSRMTTAEMLDVMWDAYHVLAPEIALNQFNLLDSHDVPRALSRFEDNKTKLRAALTVLFAYPGVPCIYYGTEIGLSQHEKGSMPFNRATMPWDRNEWDHDLRAFVQHLIRTRRTSLALQEGALRFLLQDRDAFGFLRTYTHEGGRREQVAVLTSRTGKHHEITVELPAAAWRDAHSGQVVSHGGRVTLDVSQGVILLA; encoded by the coding sequence ATGACGACACTCGACGAACGGCCCACCTCCATTCCGGCGCCAACCATGAACGTGGTGTTTGCCGACCTGCCTGCCTGGCACGACCACACGCCGGCTTTCACGAGCGCGCTCGGCGCGCAGTACGGCGAGCGCGTCACCTTGCGCCTCAAGACGACGCTGCCGGTCAGGCGGGTGTACCTGAAACTGCTGGTGCACGGCGAGATCGAGGAGCGCGAGGCGCAGGAAATCGAGGCGCTCGACGGCGAGGGCCGCTGGTTCGCGCTGGAAACGCCGCTGTTTGCGCGCAAGGTCCATTACGCCTGGCAGCTGGAGCTCGAGGACGACAACGTGCACCTGACCATGGCGGGCCTGCACCGCTCGCGCCGTGCCTACCGCGACTGGTTTCACTACGTGGCGGGCTACGAAGCCCCGAAATGGGTCTGGAAGAGCGTGTTCTATCAGATCTTTCCAGACCGCTTTCGCAACGGCAATCCACAGGATGACGTGCAGACCGGCGAGTACGAGTACGCGGGCCGACCAGTGGTCAAGGTGCCCTGGGGCGAGGCGCCGACCCGCGACCTCGACATCCACGCGCATTACGGAGGCGACCTCGAAGGCATTGTGGAAGCGCTTCCATACCTGGAGGATCTCGGTGTGAACGCCATGTGGCTTACCCCGATCTTTCAGAGCCCTTCGGCGCACCGCTACGACATCACCGATTACCGCGCGGTCGATCCACACCTCGGCGGCGAACGCGCCTTCGACCAGTTGATGAAAAACGCCAGCGAGCGCAATTTTCATGTCGTGCTGGACGGTGTCTTCAATCACACCGGCAGCGAGAACGCCCTGTTCCAGAAAGCCCTGCACGATCCAGCCTCGCCGGAACGCTCCATGTTCACCTTTCGCGAAGCGCGCGAGGGGCAGCTTCACTACGCGGCCTTCTACGATGTCGCCACCCTGCCCAAAATCGATTACGGCTCACCGAACGCCGTCAACGAATTCTTCGAGGGCGACTCCTCGATCGTGCGTCACTGGCTGCGCCGGGGTGTTCACGGCTGGCGCCTCGACGTGGCCCAGCAGATCGGGGTGGGCGGCACGGACGAGGGCAACCTGGAACTGCACCGCCGCCTGAAACGTGCGGCGCGTGAGGAAAATCCGCAGGCTTACGTGCTCGGCGAGCGATTTTTTGACTCCGAAGCGGTCCTGTCCGGCGACGGTGAAGACGGCGTCATGAATTACCACGGATTCGGCCTGCCGCTGATGGAATGGTTCACCGGCGAGCACTACAAGGGTTTCCCTTCCCGGATGACCACTGCCGAGATGCTTGACGTCATGTGGGACGCCTACCACGTGCTGGCACCCGAAATCGCGCTCAACCAGTTCAACCTGCTCGACTCGCACGACGTGCCACGCGCCCTGAGCCGCTTCGAGGACAACAAAACCAAACTGCGCGCGGCCCTGACGGTGTTGTTCGCTTACCCGGGCGTGCCGTGCATCTACTACGGCACCGAGATCGGGTTGTCGCAACACGAGAAAGGCAGCATGCCCTTCAACCGTGCCACGATGCCCTGGGACCGAAACGAATGGGATCACGATCTGCGCGCCTTCGTGCAGCACCTCATCCGCACCCGCCGGACTTCGCTCGCCTTGCAGGAAGGCGCGCTGCGCTTTTTGCTGCAAGACCGCGACGCTTTCGGCTTTCTGCGAACGTACACGCACGAGGGCGGTCGGCGTGAACAGGTTGCCGTGCTCACCAGCCGCACGGGAAAGCACCACGAGATCACGGTGGAGCTTCCAGCGGCCGCGTGGCGTGACGCTCATAGTGGGCAGGTCGTTTCGCACGGAGGCCGCGTTACCCTGGACGTCTCGCAGGGTGTGATCCTGCTGGCCTGA
- a CDS encoding MFS transporter: MLSARLVLFVTIFVAMLGLSVLFPVLAPLARELGLSPLQVGAFSAAYSLMQFLCAPLWGARSERVGRKPVLQLGLLGFALSFALFGVVAALGLQGMLGGAALFALLLVTRLIGGALSSATLPTAQAYMADITDRDNRAAAMGMIGAALGLGIVFGPALGALLSVFGLLVPVFFSAVLALVTALFAARALSESHRTAGDEDGTPVRRRELLSRPGVLLLLAVSGLYTLASVGMEQSIGFYVQDTLSVSGAEATRAIGVMLTVFGLLAAAVQGSRFLFKRFKTAQLIVAGLAVMGAGMLLLAQAGAFWTITAALGVVGVGSALLGPSLSAALSLGANSREQGHIAGLNAGALALGRLLGPLVGTGLYQYVSLQGPYLFSGILLLTLLVLVLAQKGSAHTVAARS, from the coding sequence GTGCTGAGCGCCCGCCTCGTGCTGTTTGTGACCATCTTCGTGGCGATGCTGGGCCTGTCGGTGCTGTTTCCGGTGCTCGCCCCGCTGGCGCGCGAACTGGGCCTCAGCCCGTTGCAGGTCGGCGCCTTCAGTGCCGCTTACAGCCTGATGCAGTTTCTCTGCGCGCCGCTGTGGGGCGCGCGCTCCGAGCGGGTGGGCCGCAAGCCGGTCTTGCAGCTGGGACTGCTGGGCTTCGCGCTTTCCTTTGCGCTCTTCGGCGTGGTCGCGGCCCTCGGTTTGCAGGGCATGCTCGGTGGCGCCGCTCTGTTCGCGCTGCTGCTGGTCACCCGGCTCATCGGCGGCGCCCTCAGCAGCGCCACGCTGCCAACCGCGCAGGCCTACATGGCCGACATCACCGACCGTGACAACCGCGCCGCGGCCATGGGCATGATCGGCGCGGCGCTGGGGCTGGGCATCGTCTTCGGTCCGGCGCTGGGCGCGCTGCTTTCCGTCTTCGGGCTGCTCGTTCCGGTATTTTTCTCGGCGGTGCTCGCGCTTGTGACCGCGCTGTTCGCCGCGCGGGCGCTGTCCGAAAGCCACCGGACAGCGGGCGACGAGGACGGCACGCCGGTCCGGCGCCGCGAACTGCTTTCCCGGCCCGGCGTACTGCTGCTGCTGGCCGTGTCAGGCCTGTACACCCTGGCCAGCGTCGGGATGGAGCAGTCGATAGGCTTTTACGTGCAGGACACCCTGAGCGTCTCGGGCGCCGAGGCCACCCGCGCCATTGGGGTGATGCTCACGGTTTTCGGCCTGCTCGCCGCCGCGGTGCAGGGCTCGCGCTTTCTGTTCAAGCGTTTCAAGACCGCGCAGCTCATTGTGGCGGGGCTCGCCGTGATGGGCGCTGGAATGTTGCTGCTCGCGCAGGCCGGGGCCTTCTGGACCATCACCGCCGCGCTCGGCGTGGTGGGCGTCGGCTCGGCCCTGCTGGGCCCCAGTCTCTCGGCGGCACTGTCGCTCGGCGCGAATTCACGTGAGCAGGGACACATTGCCGGGCTGAACGCCGGCGCGCTGGCGCTGGGTCGGCTGCTGGGCCCACTGGTCGGCACCGGTCTGTACCAGTACGTATCCCTTCAAGGCCCCTACCTCTTTTCCGGGATCCTGCTGCTGACCCTGCTGGTGCTGGTGCTGGCACAGAAGGGCTCGGCGCATACGGTGGCGGCCCGAAGCTAG
- a CDS encoding metal-sulfur cluster assembly factor, giving the protein MTSEERLDSAIDEELNTEPVPATPAPAVAGEVPTREQVLEALKIVKDPEIPVNVVDLGLIYDAEISPAGNVEITMTLTSVGCPVQDMIRADAELAVMRLDGVNAVNVEFVWSPPWSPEKMSEDGKRQMRMFGFNV; this is encoded by the coding sequence ATGACGAGCGAAGAGCGTCTTGACAGTGCCATCGACGAAGAGCTGAACACCGAGCCAGTGCCCGCCACCCCCGCTCCGGCTGTAGCAGGCGAAGTGCCCACCCGCGAGCAGGTGCTCGAAGCCCTCAAGATCGTCAAGGACCCCGAGATTCCCGTGAACGTCGTGGACCTCGGTCTGATCTACGACGCGGAGATCTCCCCCGCCGGAAACGTCGAGATCACCATGACCCTCACCTCGGTGGGCTGCCCGGTGCAGGACATGATTCGCGCGGACGCGGAGCTCGCCGTCATGCGTCTGGACGGCGTGAACGCCGTGAACGTGGAGTTCGTGTGGTCGCCACCCTGGAGCCCCGAAAAGATGTCCGAGGACGGCAAGCGCCAGATGCGGATGTTCGGCTTCAACGTCTGA
- a CDS encoding rhodanese-like domain-containing protein, which yields MEEVTPQEGQRRLQQGALLLDVRESEEFRDVHAQGAQLMPLSTFQENYATLDQDREIVVICRSGARSARAAQFLLDNGYKAVNLEGGTVAWEAQGLPVEKENA from the coding sequence ATGGAAGAAGTCACCCCACAAGAAGGCCAGCGCCGCCTGCAACAGGGCGCCCTGCTGCTCGACGTGCGCGAAAGCGAGGAGTTTCGCGACGTACACGCCCAGGGCGCACAGCTGATGCCGCTCTCGACCTTTCAGGAAAACTACGCCACCCTCGATCAGGACCGCGAGATCGTCGTGATCTGCCGCTCCGGTGCGCGCAGCGCGCGGGCCGCGCAGTTTCTGCTCGACAACGGCTACAAGGCCGTCAACCTCGAAGGTGGCACGGTGGCCTGGGAAGCGCAGGGGCTGCCGGTGGAAAAGGAGAACGCATGA
- a CDS encoding rhodanese-like domain-containing protein — protein MTDPASSPAAWPFGPDVTIVDIRAQELRFREPLEKLLANPVVPMSLERIEKKNHGLSGRVVVVCEVGLRSNVAAMYLRADGLDAEHLPGGARALRRDSLT, from the coding sequence ATGACCGATCCAGCCTCCTCACCTGCCGCGTGGCCGTTCGGGCCCGACGTGACGATCGTGGACATCCGCGCGCAGGAGTTGCGCTTTCGTGAGCCGCTGGAGAAACTGCTTGCCAATCCGGTGGTGCCGATGAGCCTGGAGCGCATCGAGAAAAAGAACCATGGCCTCTCGGGCCGCGTGGTGGTCGTGTGTGAGGTGGGCCTGCGCAGCAACGTCGCGGCGATGTATCTGCGCGCCGATGGGCTGGACGCCGAGCATTTGCCCGGCGGGGCGCGCGCCCTCCGGCGGGACTCGCTGACGTGA